The proteins below are encoded in one region of Eulemur rufifrons isolate Redbay chromosome 2, OSU_ERuf_1, whole genome shotgun sequence:
- the RPAP1 gene encoding RNA polymerase II-associated protein 1 isoform X1, producing the protein MLSRPKPGESEVDLLRFQSQFLAAGATPAVRLVKKGNRRGGDANPEEALLQDHRDVVMLDNLPDLPPALVPAPPKKARPSPGYPLPEDEDPEERLNRHDQHITAVLTKIIERDTSSVAVNLPVPSGVAFPPVFHRSQERQGKSGTSGKRSIFAQEIAARKLSEARVPSVEEVVFNMVPPEDAVTCEAPAPRDQGYQLPGSSHNFQGPSLVTGKGLRGQEAQQEAQTIHEENVARLQAMAPEEILQEQQRLLAQLDPSLVAFLRSHSHTQEQTGKKATEEQKPGGSSVHVNKEEPLMSTSASESRKGDKLEPGAPALALPVTPQKEWLHMDTVEMEKLHWTQDLPPLRRQQTQERMQARFSLQGELLSPDVDLPTHLGLHHHGEEAERAGYSLQELFHLTRSQVSQQRALALHVLAQVISRAQAGEFGERLVGSVLHLLLDAGFLFLLRFSLDDRVDGVIAAAIRALRALLVAPGDEELLDSTFSWYHGALMFPLMPSQEDKEEEDEDEERPAEKAKRKSPEEGSRPAPDLARHDVIKGLLATNLLARLRFVLEVTCPGPAVVLDILAVLIRLARHSLESATRVLECPRLIETIVGEFLPTSWSPMGIGPTPSLHKVPCATAMKLLRVLASAGTNIAARLLSSFDLRSRLCRFIAEAPQELALPPEEAETLSTEALRLWAVASSYGQGGNLYRELYPVLMRALQAVPQELSTHPPQPLSVRRIASLLTLLTQLTLAAGSTHPKPISDSAEASLSATPSLITWTQVSGLQPLVEPCLRQTLKLLPRSEMWSALSPVPTACLLFLSAYYQAWSQQPSLCPEDWLQDMERLSEELLLPLLSQPTLGSLWESLRHCSPLCNPLSCAPAPEAPPSLVSLGCAGGCPPLSLAGSASPFPFLTALLSLCNTLARIHKGLCGQLAVILAAPGLQNYFLQCVAPGAAPHLTPFSAWALHHEYHLQYLALALAQKTAIVQPLPAASAALHHGMALSLLSRLLPGSEYLAHELLLSCVFRLEFLPERTSGGPEAADFSDQLSLGSSREPRCGRGALLAQACRDLPSIRSCYLSHCSPARASLLASQALHRGELQQVPTLLLPVPKEPLLPTDWPFLPLIHLYHQASDTPSGLPPTDTVGTAMRVLQWVLVLESWRPQALWAVPPAARLARLMCVFLVDSDLFRESPIQHLVAALLSQLCQPQVLPSLNLDSPLPGLTSFPDLYANFLDHFEAVSFGDHLFGALVLLPLQRRFSVTLRLALFGEHVGALRSLSLPLTQLPVSLECYTGPPEDNLDLLQLYFRALVTGALRPRWCPVLYAVAVAHVNSFIFSQDPKSSDEVKVARRRMLQKTWLLADEGLRQHLLHYKLPNSTLPEGFELYSQLPPLRQQYLQRLTLTMLQNGVSEI; encoded by the exons ATGCTGTCAAGACCAAAGCCAGGGGAGTCCGAGGTGGACCTGCTGCGCTTCCAGAGTCAATTTCTCGCAGCTGGTGCAACCCCAGCAGTACGATTGGTGAAGAAAGGAAATAGGAGAGGTGGCGATGCTAACCCAGAAGAGGCTCTGCTGCAGGACCATCGGGATGTAGTGATGCTGGACA ATCTCCCAGATTTGCCCCCAGCTTTGGTTCCTGCTCCCCCGAAGAAAGCTAGGCCCAGCCCTGGCTACCCTCTGCCTGAAGATGAGGACCCAGAAGAGAGGCTGAACAGGCACGATCAACACATCACTGCTGTCTTGACTAAGATTATT GAACGAGATACAAGTTCAGTGGCCGTGAATCTGCCTGTGCCCAGTGGTGTTGCTTTCCCGCCTGTATTCCATCGCTCGCAGGAGAGACAG GGGAAGTCAGGAACATCTGGTAAGAGAAGCATCTTTGCCCAGGAAATTGCAGCAAGGAAGCTATCTGAAGCCAGGGTGCCATCAGTTGAGGAAGTTGTGTTCAACATGGTCCCACCAGAGG ATGCTGTGACCTGTGAGGCACCCGCTCCTAGAGACCAGGGCTACCAGCTTCCAGGGAGCAGCCACAACTTCCAGGGCCCCAGTTTGGTCACAGGGAAGGGGCTCAGAGGCCAGGAGGCTCAGCAGGAAGCCCAGACCATCCATGAAGAGAATGTAGCAAGACTGCAGGCCATGGCTCCTGAGGAGATACTACAGGAACAGCAGCGGTTGCTGGCTCAGCTTG ACCCCAGCTTGGTTGCCTTTTTGAGATCTCACAGCCATACCCAAGAACAAACAGGAAAGAAGGCCACCGAGGAGCAGAAGCCAGGAGGATCCTCTGTTCATGTCAACAAAGAGGAGCCCCTCATGTCAACTTCTGCCAGTGAGTCCAGGAAGGGAGACAAGCTGGAGCCAGGAGCCCCAG CGCTTGCACTGCCTGTGACCCCCCAGAAGGAATGGCTACACATGGACACTGTCGAAATGGAAAAGCTCCATTGGACCCAGGACTTGCCCCCACTCCGGCGGCAGCAGACACAGGAG AGGATGCAGGCCCGATTCAGTCTACAGGGAGAGCTACTGTCCCCTGATGTGGACCTACCCACCCACCTGGGCTTGCACCACCATGGCgaggaggcagag AGAGCAGGGTACTCCCTACAGGAGCTGTTCCACCTGACCCGCAGCCAGGTGTCCCAGCAGAGAGCACTAGCACTGCATGTGTTGGCCCAGGTCATCAGCAGG gcccaggctggtgAGTTTGGGGAACGGCTCGTGGGCAGTGTCTTGCACCTCCTTTTGGACGCTGGTTTCCTCTTCCTGCTGCGCTTCTCCCTGGATGACAGAGTGGATGGGGTCATCGCAGCTGCCATCCGGGCTCTTCGGGCTCTGCTGGTGGCTCCTGGAGATGAG GAGCTCCTCGACAGCACCTTCTCTTGGTACCATGGAGCTTTGATGTTCCCTCTGATGCCCAGCCAGGAGgacaaggaggaagaggatgaggatgAAGAACGCCCGGcagaaaaggcaaaaaggaaGAGCCCCGAGGAAGGAAGCCGGCCTGCACCTGACCTGGCCCGACATGATGTCATCAAG GGGCTCCTGGCTACCAACCTGCTGGCTCGGCTGCGCTTTGTGCTAGAGGTCACCTGCCCAGGACCTGCTGTGGTCCTTGACATCCTGGCCGTGCTCATCCGCCTGGCCCGGCATTCCCTGGAGTCAGCCACGAGG GTCCTGGAGTGCCCTCGGCTGATAGAGACCATAGTTGGAGAGTTCTTGCCCACCAGCTGGTCCCCCATGGGGATAGGGCCTACCCCCAGTCTACACAAAGTACCCTGTGCTACTGCCATGAAACTACTTCGTGTCCTGGCCTCGGCTGGTACGAATATTGCTGCCCGGCTG TTGAGCAGCTTTGACCTCCGGAGCCGCCTGTGCCGCTTCATAGCTGAGGCTCCCCAAGAACTGGCCTTGCCCCCAGAGGAAGCTGAGACGCTGAGCACTGAGGCCCTCCGTCTGTGGGCTGTGGCCTCTTCCTATGGCCAGGGCGGTAacctttacag GGAGCTCTACCCAGTGCTGATGCGGGCCTTGCAGGCCGTGCCACAGGAGCTCAGCACCCACCCGCCTCAGCCCCTGTCCGTGCGACGGATAGCCTCATTGCTCACTCTCCTCACGCAGCTGACCCTGGCAGCTGGTAGCACCCACCCCAAACCCATCAG TGACTCTGCTGAGGCCAGCCTATCGGCCACCCCCTCCTTGATCACTTGGACGCAGGTGTCTGGGCTCCAGCCTCTTGTGGAGCCATGTCTAAGGCAGACCTTGAAGTTACTGCCCAGATCTGAGATGTGGAGTGCCCTGAGCCCAGTGCCCACTGCCTGCCTGTTGTTCCTGAGCGCCTACTACCAGGCCTGGAGCCAGCAA CCAAGCTTGTGCCCAGAGGATTGGCTTCAGGACATGGAGCGCTTGTCGGAGGAGCTGTTGCTGCCACTGCTGAGTCAGCCCACTCTGGGCAGCCTGTGGGAGTCCCTTAG GCACTGCTCCCCTCTCTGCAACCCGCTGTCCTGTGCTCCGGCCCCTGAAGCTCCCCCTAGCCTCGTGTCACTGGGCTGTGCAGGAGGCTGCCCCCCTCTGAGTCTGGCTGGCTCAGCCTCACCCTTCCCATTCCTCACTGCCCTCCTCTCACTTTGCAACACCCTGGCCCGGATCCACAAGGGGCTGTGTGGCCAG CTGGCAGTCATATTGGCTGCCCCTGGACTCCAGAACTACTTCCTCCAGTGTGTGGCTCCTGGGGCTGCCCCACACCTCACACCCTTCTCTGCGTGGGCCCTGCACCACGAGTACCACCTGCAGTACCTGGCCCTCGCCCTGGCCCAGAAAACG GCAATTGTCCAGCCACTGCCTGCCGCCAGTGCTGCCCTCCATCATGGTATGGCCTTGTCCTTGCTGAGCCGGCTGCTGCCCGGAAGCGAGTACCTCGCCCACGAGCTGCTCTTGAGCTGTGTGTTCCGGCTGGAGTTCCTCCC AGAAAGAACATCAGGGGGTCCAGAGGCAGCCGATTTCTCTGACCAACTCTCCTTAGGGAGCAGCAGGGAGCCTCGGTGTGGACGAGGGGCCCTACTAGCTCAGGCCTGCCGGGACCTCCCCAGCATCCGCAGCTGCTACCTGAGCCACTGCTCGCCAGCCCGAGCCAGCCTGCTGGCTTCCCAGGCTTTGCACCGAGGGGAGCTACAGCAAGTCCCAACCCTGCTGCTGCCTGTGCCTAAGGAGCCATTGCTGCCCACCGACTGGCCCTTCCTGCCACTGATTCACCTCTACCACCAGGCTTCAGATACCCCCTCGGGGCTCCCTCCCACTGACACTGTGGGGACAGCCATGCGGGTCCTGCAGTGGGTGCTAGTTCTGGAGAGCTGGCGCCCCCAGGCCCTCTGGGCTGTGCCTCCTGCTGCCCGCCTGGCACGGCTCATGTGTGTGTTCCTGGTGGACAGTGACCTGTTCCGGGAGTCCCCAATACAGCATCTGGTGGCAGCCCTCCTATCCCAGCTCTGTCAGCCTCAAGTCCTGCCAAGCCTCAACCTGGACAGTCCACTTCCTGGCCTGACATCTTTCCCTGACCTCTATGCCAACTTCCTGGATCATTTTGAGGCTGTCTCTTTTGGGGACCACCTTTTTGGAGCTCTGGTCCTTCTTCCCCTGCAGCGTCGGTTCAGTGTCACCTTGCGCCTTGCCCTGTTTGGGGAACACGTGGGAGCCTTGCGATCTCTGAGCCTGCCTCTGACGCAG TTGCCTGTGTCCCTGGAGTGCTACACCGGGCCTCCTGAAGACAACCTGGACCTCCTTCAGCTCTACTTCCGGGCCCTGGTTACTGGAGCACTCCGTCCACGTTGGTGCCCTGTGCTCTACGCTGTGGCTGTGGCTCATGTCAATAGCTTCATCTTCTCCCAGGACCCAAAGAGCTCA GATGAGGTAAAGGTGGCCCGCAGGCGTATGCTGCAGAAAACTTGGCTGCTGGCAGATGAG GGTCTCCGGCAGCATCTCCTCCACTATAAGCTTCCCAATTCTACCCTCCCAGAGGGCTTTGAGCTGTACTCTCAGTTGCCCCCTCTGCGTCAGCAGTACCTCCAGAGACTGACCTTAACGATGCTCCAAAATGGGGTATCAGAGATCTAG
- the RPAP1 gene encoding RNA polymerase II-associated protein 1 isoform X2, translating into MLSRPKPGESEVDLLRFQSQFLAAGATPAVRLVKKGNRRGGDANPEEALLQDHRDVVMLDNLPDLPPALVPAPPKKARPSPGYPLPEDEDPEERLNRHDQHITAVLTKIIERDTSSVAVNLPVPSGVAFPPVFHRSQERQGKSGTSGKRSIFAQEIAARKLSEARVPSVEEVVFNMVPPEDAVTCEAPAPRDQGYQLPGSSHNFQGPSLVTGKGLRGQEAQQEAQTIHEENVARLQAMAPEEILQEQQRLLAQLDPSLVAFLRSHSHTQEQTGKKATEEQKPGGSSVHVNKEEPLMSTSATLALPVTPQKEWLHMDTVEMEKLHWTQDLPPLRRQQTQERMQARFSLQGELLSPDVDLPTHLGLHHHGEEAERAGYSLQELFHLTRSQVSQQRALALHVLAQVISRAQAGEFGERLVGSVLHLLLDAGFLFLLRFSLDDRVDGVIAAAIRALRALLVAPGDEELLDSTFSWYHGALMFPLMPSQEDKEEEDEDEERPAEKAKRKSPEEGSRPAPDLARHDVIKGLLATNLLARLRFVLEVTCPGPAVVLDILAVLIRLARHSLESATRVLECPRLIETIVGEFLPTSWSPMGIGPTPSLHKVPCATAMKLLRVLASAGTNIAARLLSSFDLRSRLCRFIAEAPQELALPPEEAETLSTEALRLWAVASSYGQGGNLYRELYPVLMRALQAVPQELSTHPPQPLSVRRIASLLTLLTQLTLAAGSTHPKPISDSAEASLSATPSLITWTQVSGLQPLVEPCLRQTLKLLPRSEMWSALSPVPTACLLFLSAYYQAWSQQPSLCPEDWLQDMERLSEELLLPLLSQPTLGSLWESLRHCSPLCNPLSCAPAPEAPPSLVSLGCAGGCPPLSLAGSASPFPFLTALLSLCNTLARIHKGLCGQLAVILAAPGLQNYFLQCVAPGAAPHLTPFSAWALHHEYHLQYLALALAQKTAIVQPLPAASAALHHGMALSLLSRLLPGSEYLAHELLLSCVFRLEFLPERTSGGPEAADFSDQLSLGSSREPRCGRGALLAQACRDLPSIRSCYLSHCSPARASLLASQALHRGELQQVPTLLLPVPKEPLLPTDWPFLPLIHLYHQASDTPSGLPPTDTVGTAMRVLQWVLVLESWRPQALWAVPPAARLARLMCVFLVDSDLFRESPIQHLVAALLSQLCQPQVLPSLNLDSPLPGLTSFPDLYANFLDHFEAVSFGDHLFGALVLLPLQRRFSVTLRLALFGEHVGALRSLSLPLTQLPVSLECYTGPPEDNLDLLQLYFRALVTGALRPRWCPVLYAVAVAHVNSFIFSQDPKSSDEVKVARRRMLQKTWLLADEGLRQHLLHYKLPNSTLPEGFELYSQLPPLRQQYLQRLTLTMLQNGVSEI; encoded by the exons ATGCTGTCAAGACCAAAGCCAGGGGAGTCCGAGGTGGACCTGCTGCGCTTCCAGAGTCAATTTCTCGCAGCTGGTGCAACCCCAGCAGTACGATTGGTGAAGAAAGGAAATAGGAGAGGTGGCGATGCTAACCCAGAAGAGGCTCTGCTGCAGGACCATCGGGATGTAGTGATGCTGGACA ATCTCCCAGATTTGCCCCCAGCTTTGGTTCCTGCTCCCCCGAAGAAAGCTAGGCCCAGCCCTGGCTACCCTCTGCCTGAAGATGAGGACCCAGAAGAGAGGCTGAACAGGCACGATCAACACATCACTGCTGTCTTGACTAAGATTATT GAACGAGATACAAGTTCAGTGGCCGTGAATCTGCCTGTGCCCAGTGGTGTTGCTTTCCCGCCTGTATTCCATCGCTCGCAGGAGAGACAG GGGAAGTCAGGAACATCTGGTAAGAGAAGCATCTTTGCCCAGGAAATTGCAGCAAGGAAGCTATCTGAAGCCAGGGTGCCATCAGTTGAGGAAGTTGTGTTCAACATGGTCCCACCAGAGG ATGCTGTGACCTGTGAGGCACCCGCTCCTAGAGACCAGGGCTACCAGCTTCCAGGGAGCAGCCACAACTTCCAGGGCCCCAGTTTGGTCACAGGGAAGGGGCTCAGAGGCCAGGAGGCTCAGCAGGAAGCCCAGACCATCCATGAAGAGAATGTAGCAAGACTGCAGGCCATGGCTCCTGAGGAGATACTACAGGAACAGCAGCGGTTGCTGGCTCAGCTTG ACCCCAGCTTGGTTGCCTTTTTGAGATCTCACAGCCATACCCAAGAACAAACAGGAAAGAAGGCCACCGAGGAGCAGAAGCCAGGAGGATCCTCTGTTCATGTCAACAAAGAGGAGCCCCTCATGTCAACTTCTGCCA CGCTTGCACTGCCTGTGACCCCCCAGAAGGAATGGCTACACATGGACACTGTCGAAATGGAAAAGCTCCATTGGACCCAGGACTTGCCCCCACTCCGGCGGCAGCAGACACAGGAG AGGATGCAGGCCCGATTCAGTCTACAGGGAGAGCTACTGTCCCCTGATGTGGACCTACCCACCCACCTGGGCTTGCACCACCATGGCgaggaggcagag AGAGCAGGGTACTCCCTACAGGAGCTGTTCCACCTGACCCGCAGCCAGGTGTCCCAGCAGAGAGCACTAGCACTGCATGTGTTGGCCCAGGTCATCAGCAGG gcccaggctggtgAGTTTGGGGAACGGCTCGTGGGCAGTGTCTTGCACCTCCTTTTGGACGCTGGTTTCCTCTTCCTGCTGCGCTTCTCCCTGGATGACAGAGTGGATGGGGTCATCGCAGCTGCCATCCGGGCTCTTCGGGCTCTGCTGGTGGCTCCTGGAGATGAG GAGCTCCTCGACAGCACCTTCTCTTGGTACCATGGAGCTTTGATGTTCCCTCTGATGCCCAGCCAGGAGgacaaggaggaagaggatgaggatgAAGAACGCCCGGcagaaaaggcaaaaaggaaGAGCCCCGAGGAAGGAAGCCGGCCTGCACCTGACCTGGCCCGACATGATGTCATCAAG GGGCTCCTGGCTACCAACCTGCTGGCTCGGCTGCGCTTTGTGCTAGAGGTCACCTGCCCAGGACCTGCTGTGGTCCTTGACATCCTGGCCGTGCTCATCCGCCTGGCCCGGCATTCCCTGGAGTCAGCCACGAGG GTCCTGGAGTGCCCTCGGCTGATAGAGACCATAGTTGGAGAGTTCTTGCCCACCAGCTGGTCCCCCATGGGGATAGGGCCTACCCCCAGTCTACACAAAGTACCCTGTGCTACTGCCATGAAACTACTTCGTGTCCTGGCCTCGGCTGGTACGAATATTGCTGCCCGGCTG TTGAGCAGCTTTGACCTCCGGAGCCGCCTGTGCCGCTTCATAGCTGAGGCTCCCCAAGAACTGGCCTTGCCCCCAGAGGAAGCTGAGACGCTGAGCACTGAGGCCCTCCGTCTGTGGGCTGTGGCCTCTTCCTATGGCCAGGGCGGTAacctttacag GGAGCTCTACCCAGTGCTGATGCGGGCCTTGCAGGCCGTGCCACAGGAGCTCAGCACCCACCCGCCTCAGCCCCTGTCCGTGCGACGGATAGCCTCATTGCTCACTCTCCTCACGCAGCTGACCCTGGCAGCTGGTAGCACCCACCCCAAACCCATCAG TGACTCTGCTGAGGCCAGCCTATCGGCCACCCCCTCCTTGATCACTTGGACGCAGGTGTCTGGGCTCCAGCCTCTTGTGGAGCCATGTCTAAGGCAGACCTTGAAGTTACTGCCCAGATCTGAGATGTGGAGTGCCCTGAGCCCAGTGCCCACTGCCTGCCTGTTGTTCCTGAGCGCCTACTACCAGGCCTGGAGCCAGCAA CCAAGCTTGTGCCCAGAGGATTGGCTTCAGGACATGGAGCGCTTGTCGGAGGAGCTGTTGCTGCCACTGCTGAGTCAGCCCACTCTGGGCAGCCTGTGGGAGTCCCTTAG GCACTGCTCCCCTCTCTGCAACCCGCTGTCCTGTGCTCCGGCCCCTGAAGCTCCCCCTAGCCTCGTGTCACTGGGCTGTGCAGGAGGCTGCCCCCCTCTGAGTCTGGCTGGCTCAGCCTCACCCTTCCCATTCCTCACTGCCCTCCTCTCACTTTGCAACACCCTGGCCCGGATCCACAAGGGGCTGTGTGGCCAG CTGGCAGTCATATTGGCTGCCCCTGGACTCCAGAACTACTTCCTCCAGTGTGTGGCTCCTGGGGCTGCCCCACACCTCACACCCTTCTCTGCGTGGGCCCTGCACCACGAGTACCACCTGCAGTACCTGGCCCTCGCCCTGGCCCAGAAAACG GCAATTGTCCAGCCACTGCCTGCCGCCAGTGCTGCCCTCCATCATGGTATGGCCTTGTCCTTGCTGAGCCGGCTGCTGCCCGGAAGCGAGTACCTCGCCCACGAGCTGCTCTTGAGCTGTGTGTTCCGGCTGGAGTTCCTCCC AGAAAGAACATCAGGGGGTCCAGAGGCAGCCGATTTCTCTGACCAACTCTCCTTAGGGAGCAGCAGGGAGCCTCGGTGTGGACGAGGGGCCCTACTAGCTCAGGCCTGCCGGGACCTCCCCAGCATCCGCAGCTGCTACCTGAGCCACTGCTCGCCAGCCCGAGCCAGCCTGCTGGCTTCCCAGGCTTTGCACCGAGGGGAGCTACAGCAAGTCCCAACCCTGCTGCTGCCTGTGCCTAAGGAGCCATTGCTGCCCACCGACTGGCCCTTCCTGCCACTGATTCACCTCTACCACCAGGCTTCAGATACCCCCTCGGGGCTCCCTCCCACTGACACTGTGGGGACAGCCATGCGGGTCCTGCAGTGGGTGCTAGTTCTGGAGAGCTGGCGCCCCCAGGCCCTCTGGGCTGTGCCTCCTGCTGCCCGCCTGGCACGGCTCATGTGTGTGTTCCTGGTGGACAGTGACCTGTTCCGGGAGTCCCCAATACAGCATCTGGTGGCAGCCCTCCTATCCCAGCTCTGTCAGCCTCAAGTCCTGCCAAGCCTCAACCTGGACAGTCCACTTCCTGGCCTGACATCTTTCCCTGACCTCTATGCCAACTTCCTGGATCATTTTGAGGCTGTCTCTTTTGGGGACCACCTTTTTGGAGCTCTGGTCCTTCTTCCCCTGCAGCGTCGGTTCAGTGTCACCTTGCGCCTTGCCCTGTTTGGGGAACACGTGGGAGCCTTGCGATCTCTGAGCCTGCCTCTGACGCAG TTGCCTGTGTCCCTGGAGTGCTACACCGGGCCTCCTGAAGACAACCTGGACCTCCTTCAGCTCTACTTCCGGGCCCTGGTTACTGGAGCACTCCGTCCACGTTGGTGCCCTGTGCTCTACGCTGTGGCTGTGGCTCATGTCAATAGCTTCATCTTCTCCCAGGACCCAAAGAGCTCA GATGAGGTAAAGGTGGCCCGCAGGCGTATGCTGCAGAAAACTTGGCTGCTGGCAGATGAG GGTCTCCGGCAGCATCTCCTCCACTATAAGCTTCCCAATTCTACCCTCCCAGAGGGCTTTGAGCTGTACTCTCAGTTGCCCCCTCTGCGTCAGCAGTACCTCCAGAGACTGACCTTAACGATGCTCCAAAATGGGGTATCAGAGATCTAG